ATCACCGCAGCAGTCCCGCAGGCACCGGCTTCCTTGAACTGGTCCAGTTTGTCGATGAACACTTCGCCCTCGACCACTTCCAGGCCCAGGCGGGTCTGGGCCAGTTCAATCAGCGACAGGCGGGTGATGCCTGGCAGCACCGAAGGCGACTTCGGCGTGATGAACTTATTGTCGTGGGTGATCCCGAAGAAGTTGGCCGAGCCGACTTCTTCGATTTTCGAGTGGGTCATCGGGTCCAGATAGATTGCGTCGGCGAAACCGGATTTCTTCGCTTCGGAACCCGGCATCAGGCTGGCCGCGTAGTTGCCACCGACCTTGGCGGCACCGGTGCCTTGTGGCGCGGCGCGGTCGAAGGTGGAGATCTGGAAGTTATGCGGCACCAGGCCACCTTTGAAGTAGGCACCGACCGGGATCGCGAACACCGAGAAGATGAACTCCGGCGCGGTACGCACACCGATGTTGTCACCGGTGCCGATCACGAACGGGCGCAGGTACAGCGCGCCGCCGCTGCCGTAGGGCGGGATGAACCGCTCGTTGGCCTTGACCACTTGCTTGCAGGCTTCAATGAAGTCTTCGGTCGACACATGCGGCATCAGCAGGCGTGCGCAGCTGCGTTGCATGCGGGCGGCGTTCTGGTCCGGGCGGAACAGGTTGATCGAACCGTCCTTGCAACGATAGGCCTTGAGGCCCTCAAAGCACTGCTGGCCATAGTGCAGGGCAGTCGAGCCCTCGCTGATGTGCAGCACGTTATCGTCGGTCAGGGTGCCTGCTTGCCACTCGCCGTTTTTCCAGACTTGGAGAAACCGTTTGTCGGTCTTGATGTAGTCAAAACCCAGCTTGTCCCAATTGATGCTTTCGTTACCCATGACACCCTCTATCTCTGGTCAACCGCCTGGTCGAAGGCAGGCTTGTCGGTTTTTTTTCTGGATGGGCGCAACAATACTTCATTCTTGGCCGGTGTGGGAGCGGGTGGGCGGACCATTCACCCTGTGTATTGGCTGATCCGCCGCTATCGCAGGCAAGCCAGCTCCCACATTTTGGAATGCATTCTCCTGTGGGAGCTGGCTTGCCTGCGATGGCCTCACCACGGTTTTACAGATGCAGCGCGTGACCCAATGCTCTCAATGCTGCTTCCTGCACGGCTTCGCCGAGCGTCGGATGGGCATGGATG
The genomic region above belongs to Pseudomonas poae and contains:
- a CDS encoding branched-chain amino acid aminotransferase, whose protein sequence is MGNESINWDKLGFDYIKTDKRFLQVWKNGEWQAGTLTDDNVLHISEGSTALHYGQQCFEGLKAYRCKDGSINLFRPDQNAARMQRSCARLLMPHVSTEDFIEACKQVVKANERFIPPYGSGGALYLRPFVIGTGDNIGVRTAPEFIFSVFAIPVGAYFKGGLVPHNFQISTFDRAAPQGTGAAKVGGNYAASLMPGSEAKKSGFADAIYLDPMTHSKIEEVGSANFFGITHDNKFITPKSPSVLPGITRLSLIELAQTRLGLEVVEGEVFIDKLDQFKEAGACGTAAVISPIGGIQYNGQLHVFHSETEVGPITQKLYKELTGVQTGDVEAPAGWIVKV